One genomic window of Plasmodium falciparum 3D7 genome assembly, chromosome: 10 includes the following:
- a CDS encoding zinc finger protein, putative, which yields MGRKKRKLNIDLKPFCYYCDREFDDEKILIQHQKAKHFKCLHCNRKLDMANGLVVHMMQVHKTNLKSVPNALPKRNDPELVIRGMNGVPTDIIEENLIKLKQKLGDKNIKRQQRVNWAQVTMAPTMEQFLKQAQMGNFSFPGFNSPVLPTNNNILTNTLDINNKSTLPNIPLYIPNTTSNINNINNINNLLQQPIGNNIIYPPKNSTLLNMPIPPINKNNINNHVVTNPNTFTPSNIPPNIAHKYSANINLLPTNINQHNPMYMPPGLYPPPIPPLNHPSIPPTHIPSSTYPTKMTPIQQKRPSTKWDVPEPSEGDPSILKHNKEDSTENKNEEPHKVSQDDDLKQNEQKDNQEKNHTQNCE from the coding sequence ATGGGTAGAAAGAAGAGGAAGTTAAATATCGATTTAAAACCCTTTTGTTACTATTGTGATAGAGAATTTGATGATGAGAAAATTCTTATACAACACCAGAAAGCGAAACATTTTAAATGTTTACATTGTAATAGAAAATTAGATATGGCAAATGGTTTAGTTGTTCATATGATGCAGGTACATAAAACGAATTTAAAGAGTGTTCCGAATGCGTTACCTAAAAGAAATGACCCAGAACTTGTAATAAGAGGTATGAATGGTGTACCTACAGATATTATAGaagaaaatttaattaaattaaaacaaaaattaggtgataaaaatattaaaagacaACAGAGAGTTAATTGGGCACAAGTTACCATGGCACCTACCATGGAACAATTTTTAAAACAAGCACAAATGggtaatttttcttttcctggTTTTAATTCACCTGTTTTAcctacaaataataatatattaacaaatacattagatataaataataagagtACCTTACCGAATATACCTTTATATATACCTAACACTACtagtaatattaataatattaataatattaataatttacttCAACAGCCTATAggtaataatatcatatatccACCAAAAAATTCAACACTTCTTAATATGCCCATACCtcctataaataaaaataatatcaataaTCACGTTGTTACCAATCCCAATACATTCACCCCTTCTAATATTCCACCAAATATAGCACATAAATATAGtgcaaatataaatttattaccaacaaatataaatcaaCATAATCCTATGTATATGCCTCCAGGATTATATCCACCACCTATCCCTCCTTTAAACCATCCCTCAATCCCTCCGACCCATATACCTTCCTCAACATACCCAACAAAAATGACACCTATACAACAAAAGAGACCAAGTACTAAATGGGACGTACCAGAACCATCTGAAGGCGATCCATCAATACTTAAACATAATAAGGAGGATAGTACAgagaataaaaatgaagaaccCCACAAAGTTTCCCAAGATGATGAtctaaaacaaaatgaacaaaaagaTAACCAAGAAAAAAATCATACACAAAATtgtgaataa
- a CDS encoding metalloprotease, putative, with protein sequence MNIKTIDDVIYKVHNIKVLNKNDKKAKAILSRAAEQVLPIMKKRRFRVELLSEFLPKNPNLLGLNIVKKSEIKIRLRKTKGGEIFHFNDIMGTLLHELVHIVHSRHDKSFYELLDKITWEYNELYVYNKKGISGGDKVSTNIIKYNLGRNNIMKDNIILDITKMNNVISICEENPKFMAAQAAEKRLLNNFMNNQGEIVNASLLSCLTKEQRENLLNNRKKYDDIICCLDNDIILIDTISDTYDKEYDHKSMVSQKKSDNVSFLENTKDNINNNIDYTYMQHLNDNERKQEKKENELMITQNYNNQFEGKPNVIEILTPDIKKKKNKRKNLIESNNGIFDLSQNDGDDNSQVLKRKKGNQKDMKSDKNDEVIFLK encoded by the exons atgaatataaagacCATCGatgatgtaatatataaagttcataatataaaagtttTAAACAAAAATGATAAGAAGGCAAAAGCGATTTTAAGCCGAGCTGCCGAGCAAGTTctg CCCATAATGAAGAAGCGAAGATTTCGCGTGGAATTACTCTCAGAATTTTTACCAAAAAACCCCAATTTGTTGGGGCTCAATATTGTAAAAAAGTCAGAAATAAAG ATACGACTACGTAAAACCAAAGGAGGAGagatatttcattttaatgACATTATGGGGACACTTCTTCATGAACTTGTACATATAGTTCATAGTCGACATGATAAATCTTTTTATGAGTTACTAGACAAAATAACTTGGGAGTATAACGagttatatgtatataataagaaggGTATATCTGGAGGAGATAAGGTTAGtactaatataattaaatataatttgggtagaaataatataatgaaagataatataattctggatattacaaaaatgaataatgtaATTAGTATTTGTGAAGAGAATCCTAAGTTTATGGCTGCTCAAGCCGCAGAAAAAAGACTgcttaataattttatgaataatCAAGGAGAGATTGTGAATGCATCCCTTTTAAGTTGTTTAACTAAAGAACAACgtgaaaatttattaaataatagaaaaaaatatgatgatataatttgttgtttagataatgatattattttaatcgATACAATCTCTGATACATATGATAAGGAATATGATCATAAAAGTATGGTTTCTCAAAAGAAAAGTGATAATGTATCATTTTTAGAAAATacaaaagataatataaataataatattgattatACTTACATGCAACATTTAAATGATAATGAAcgaaaacaagaaaaaaaagaaaatgaactTATGATTacacaaaattataataaccaATTCGAAGGAAAACCAAATGTTATAGAAATATTGACAccagatataaaaaaaaaaaagaataaaagaaAGAACTTAATTGAATCAAATAATGGCATTTTTGATCTTTCACAAAATGAtg gaGATGATAACTCTCAggttttaaaaagaaaaaagggtAACCAAAAAGACATGAAAagtgataaaaatgatgaggtcatttttttaaaatga
- a CDS encoding protein phosphatase PPM10, putative yields MIYTRVYCIFIILLLNNMLITHNRECSKSVQGLVVEKFNKKMNYLLKKEDFYIYRQNFNFFPKELEVQLRKKKNKIQNETGVIDGVIDRISSISTQQNKGDNTNVDERYINVDNSNKIKGNNMNNMNNMNNVNNVNNMNNMNNMNNMNNMNNMNNMNNMNNMNNMNNMNNMNNHYNKDNNKNVGKNRCNNGKKSYTTTNDHKLGIKTTYAFIKNSIPFNFFHMVNNIYVTNKFKTNQWFSLNNKKEFGTNKEKPNFLTNYKIIKHPDKLESEDCCLNDQGFIAVADGVGSWIKYGINPRKYPEKFLQLLQKKINENENIQIEELLNYAYINNDKEGSTTICLIIFNKNDNTVSTANIGDSQFLIIRNNQIIYRSKPQQYEFNFPYQLGSNAVSKPNDADIAHIEVKKNDIIVVGTDGLWDNLYDSQILTIVKENNFATLSEKIANEAFSYSKMKRWMSPFIKSYNKEFKCHKTGGKMDDITVSCAMVC; encoded by the coding sequence ATGATATATACACGTGtttattgtatatttattattcttctTTTGAATAATATGCTTATAACACATAACAGGGAATGTAGTAAAAGTGTTCAAGGGTTAGTTGTGGAAAAGTTCAAtaagaaaatgaattatttattgaaaaaagaagatttctatatttatcgtcagaattttaatttttttccaaAGGAATTAGAAGTACAAttaaggaagaaaaaaaataaaattcaaaATGAAACGGGAGTAATAGATGGTGTTATAGATAGGATCTCAAGTATATCAACCCAACAAAATAAAGGTGACAATACAAATGTTGATGaaagatatataaatgtagataatagtaataaaataaagggtaataatatgaacaatatgaataatatgaataatgtgaataatgtgaataatatgaacaatatgaacaatatgaacaatatgaacaatatgaacaatatgaacaatatgaacaatatgaacaatatgaataatatgaataatatgaacaatatgaataatcaTTATAACAAGGACAATAACAAAAATGTAGGAAAGAATAGATGCAATAATGGAAAGAAAAGTTATACCACAACAAATGATCATAAATTAGGGATAAAAACAACTTAtgcttttataaaaaatagtaTTCCGTTTAACTTTTTTCATAtggtaaataatatatatgtgacaaataaatttaaaacaaaTCAATGGTTTAgtttgaataataaaaaagaatttggTACGAACAAGGAGAAACCAAATTTTTTAACAAattacaaaattattaagCATCCTGATAAGTTAGAAAGTGAAGATTGTTGTTTAAATGATCAAGGTTTCATAGCAGTAGCTGATGGAGTAGGTTCATGGATAAAATATGGGATAAATCCAAGAAAATATCCAGAGAAATTTTTACAAttgttacaaaaaaaaataaatgaaaatgaaaatatacaaatagaagaattattaaattatgcatatataaataatgataaagaagGATCAACTACTATAtgtcttattatatttaataaaaatgataatacagTATCGACAGCAAATATAGGAGATTCACAATTCTTAATTATCAGGAATAATCAAATCATATATAGATCAAAACCACAACAATATGAATTTAATTTCCCGTATCAATTAGGAAGTAATGCAGTAAGTAAACCAAACGATGCTGATATTGCTCACAtagaagtaaaaaaaaatgatatcaTAGTAGTAGGAACAGATGGATTATGGGATAATTTATACGACAGCCAAATATTAACAATAGTTAAAGAAAATAACTTTGCTACCTTATCAGAAAAAATAGCAAACGAAGCATTCAGTTATTCTAAAATGAAAAGATGGATGTCTCCATTTATAAAAAGTTATAACAAAGAATTCAAATGTCACAAAACGGGAGGGAAAATGGATGATATTACGGTTTCATGTGCAATGGTATGTTAA
- a CDS encoding tubulin--tyrosine ligase, putative — protein MRIHPIYHSNTMDNNSIDSDNNKFAAHLKNKKALYKIYLHNTRYDIIKKVVRDSENWTEASINCNDWDVMWIDTSICEERFRKLKKFQKINHFIGMRGITRKDELCKNLKKMRKHFPQCYNFFPMTWILPNEVSDFKSYFKRKGSSKTYIVKLKNSCQGKGIYLTKSLDDINKYESCIIQKYIHKPLLINGLKFDIRLYVLLTGCDPLRIFLHEDGLVRFSIEKYRLPKNKNLKHINMHLTNFSINKMSDKFEYSLNPDDATIGHKRSWKVFLQKLKEQGLPMDCIMKKIEHLIVKTISSIQPELNHYYNSAHYSDYSNSMCFEILGFDILLDYKLKPWLLEVNHSPSFSVSSKVDQKVKYAVIKDTLNILYMHSKYRQIYIQEYLNLHKFRKLYNDLLIQNKKELKKKLTISRFHYENKNLGGYKRLYPLQDLLEYQNLILFVSNTWNKSIGIPYTLKQDTYEYLFQTDVTKKKLSTDSFLSQNQTYEEYHTKTMLTKKSVKDKQNILTNKNTMQVIQTFDSSQKDFQNNLHYTKMYVNRPNVNISNCSTSC, from the coding sequence ATGCGCATACATCCTATATACCACAGCAACACAATGGATAATAATTCCATAGACAGCGATAATAACAAATTCGCTgcacatttaaaaaataaaaaagcgctttacaaaatttatttacataatacaCGATAtgatatcataaaaaaagttGTAAGGGATTCCGAAAATTGGACGGAGGCGAGTATAAATTGTAACGACTGGGATGTTATGTGGATAGATACATCCATATGTGAAGAAAGGTTTAGAAAACTAAAAAagtttcaaaaaataaatcattttattGGTATGCGTGGTATAACGAGAAAAGATGAATTATGTAagaatttgaaaaaaatgagaaagCATTTTCCTCAATGCTACAATTTTTTTCCGATGACCTGGATATTACCAAATGAAGTTTCCGATTTTAAGagttattttaaaagaaaaggtAGTTCAAAAACATATAtagtaaaattaaaaaattcatgTCAAGGGAAaggtatatatttaacaaaaagtttagatgatattaataaatatgaaagtTGTATAATTcagaaatatatacataaaccattattaataaatgggCTAAAATTTGATATAagattatatgtattattaacaGGATGTGATCCtttaagaatatttttacatgAAGATGGTTTAGTTCGCTTTtctatagaaaaatatagattaccaaaaaataagaatttaaaacatataaatatgcatTTGACAAACTtttctataaataaaatgtctGATAAATTTGAGTATTCATTAAATCCTGATGATGCAACAATAGGACATAAAAGAAGTTGGAAAGTATTTCtgcaaaaattaaaagagcAAGGATTACCAATGGATtgtataatgaaaaaaatagaacATTTAATTGTAAAAACGATATCTTCAATACAACCAGAattaaatcattattataattctgCTCATTATAGTGACTATTCTAATAGTATGTGTTTCGAAATTTTAGGttttgatattttattaGATTATAAACTAAAACCATGGTTATTAGAAGTAAATCATTCACCCTCATTTTCTGTATCATCCAAAGTTGATCAAAAAGTTAAATATGCTGTTATAAAAGAcacattaaatattttatatatgcattCTAAATAtagacaaatatatatacaagaaTATTTAAATCTACACAAGTTCAGAAAATTGtataatgatttattaatacaaaataaaaaagaattaaaaaaaaaattaactaTCAGCCGTTTtcattatgaaaataaaaacttaGGAGGATATAAAAGATTATATCCTCTTCAAGATTTATTAGAATATCAAAATTTAATACTTTTTGTATCTAATACATGGAACAAATCTATTGGTATACCTTATACTTTGAAACAAGATACATAcgaatatttatttcaaaCAGATGttacaaaaaagaaattatctACGGACTCATTTCTTTCCCAAAATCAAACTTATGAAGAATATCATACGAAAACTAtgttaacaaaaaaaagtgtaaaggacaaacaaaatatattaacaaataaGAATACTATGCAGGTCATACAAACATTTGACTCATCTCAAAAGGATTTTCAGAATAATTTGCACTACACAAAAATGTATGTAAACAGGCCAAACGTGAACATAAGTAACTGTTCAACGTCTTGTTGA